One genomic region from Candidatus Endomicrobiellum trichonymphae encodes:
- the rpe gene encoding ribulose-phosphate 3-epimerase, with protein sequence MIIIPSILSADFAALKHDLKMIEKSGAEWVHIDVMDGHFVPNITVGPVVVKSLRKETELFFDIHLMITNPEKYWRKFKEAGADLITFHSEISAEKKKLVEDIRSSGIKAGISIKPKTSVSEIEALLPYLNLVLIMTVEPGFGGQSFMDNMVAKIKVLRKVIDENNYDCLIEVDGGINSRTASICIDAGADALVSGSYIFAAENPLEAVKSFFV encoded by the coding sequence ATTATTATTATTCCGTCAATTTTGTCTGCGGATTTTGCAGCTTTAAAGCATGATTTAAAAATGATAGAAAAGTCCGGAGCGGAATGGGTTCACATTGATGTGATGGACGGACATTTTGTGCCCAATATCACTGTAGGTCCAGTGGTCGTAAAATCTTTGAGAAAGGAGACTGAGTTATTTTTTGATATACATCTTATGATAACGAATCCGGAAAAATATTGGCGAAAGTTTAAAGAAGCCGGAGCGGATTTAATAACTTTTCACAGCGAAATTTCAGCCGAGAAAAAGAAACTTGTAGAAGACATAAGATCATCGGGTATTAAAGCTGGAATATCAATAAAACCTAAAACCTCAGTTTCTGAAATAGAAGCTTTGCTTCCTTATCTTAATTTAGTTTTGATTATGACAGTCGAGCCGGGATTTGGCGGACAGTCTTTTATGGATAATATGGTTGCGAAAATCAAAGTTTTAAGAAAAGTTATTGATGAAAACAATTATGACTGTCTTATAGAAGTTGATGGCGGAATAAATTCCCGTACCGCTTCAATCTGTATTGACGCCGGTGCAGACGCATTAGTCAGCGGCAGTTACATTTTTGCAGCTGAAAACCCTCTTGAAGCTGTTAAATCCTTTTTTGTATGA
- the ilvC gene encoding ketol-acid reductoisomerase — translation MKEARMYYENDADLSLLKEKTIAVLGYGSQGHAHALNLKDSGLNVIVAQRPGGDNYKKAIEDGWKPVSVAEAVKQVDWVHILLPDEVQKKVWEEDIKPNIKKDVILSFAHGFNIRFKQIIPTPDLDVIMIAPKGPGHLVRRQYEEGKGVPCLIAVEQNASGKAKDFALAYAKGIGGTRGGVLETTFAEETETDLFGEQVVLCGGLVELINSGFETLVAAGYQPEIAYFECLHEVKLIVDLIFEGGFGKMNYSVSDTAEYGEYVSGKRIITDSTREAMKKVLADIQSGKFANNWLEENRTGRPFFKKERKDVSERTVEKVGARLRSKMSWIKK, via the coding sequence ATGAAAGAAGCAAGAATGTATTATGAGAATGATGCGGATTTAAGTCTTTTGAAAGAGAAAACTATTGCAGTTTTGGGTTATGGAAGCCAGGGGCATGCGCATGCTTTAAATCTTAAAGATTCCGGTCTGAACGTTATTGTCGCACAAAGGCCCGGTGGAGATAACTATAAAAAAGCTATTGAAGACGGTTGGAAGCCGGTGAGCGTTGCCGAAGCGGTCAAGCAGGTGGACTGGGTTCATATTCTTTTGCCGGATGAAGTTCAGAAAAAAGTTTGGGAAGAAGATATAAAACCTAATATTAAAAAAGACGTAATTTTAAGTTTCGCGCACGGTTTTAATATACGCTTTAAACAAATTATTCCTACGCCGGATTTAGACGTTATTATGATTGCGCCTAAAGGTCCCGGACATTTGGTTAGAAGACAATATGAAGAGGGTAAAGGCGTTCCGTGTTTAATAGCTGTAGAGCAGAATGCGAGTGGTAAAGCAAAAGATTTTGCTCTTGCTTATGCAAAAGGTATCGGTGGTACGAGAGGCGGAGTTCTGGAAACGACTTTTGCCGAAGAAACCGAAACCGATTTGTTTGGCGAGCAGGTTGTTCTTTGCGGAGGACTTGTAGAATTGATAAACTCCGGATTTGAAACGCTTGTAGCTGCAGGCTATCAGCCTGAAATAGCGTATTTTGAATGTTTGCATGAAGTAAAACTTATTGTTGATTTAATATTTGAGGGCGGATTTGGCAAGATGAATTATTCAGTTTCCGATACCGCTGAATACGGCGAATATGTAAGCGGAAAAAGAATAATAACCGATTCCACCAGAGAAGCAATGAAAAAAGTTTTAGCTGATATTCAATCTGGCAAATTTGCAAATAACTGGCTTGAAGAGAACAGAACAGGCAGACCGTTCTTCAAAAAAGAGAGAAAAGATGTAAGCGAGAGGACGGTTGAAAAAGTTGGAGCAAGACTGCGTTCTAAAATGTCGTGGATTAAAAAATAA
- the ilvN gene encoding acetolactate synthase small subunit: MRHTVSVLVENKFGVLARISTLFAARGFNIDSLNVSETEDPAISRMTIVVKGDYSILEQVTKQLNKLVDVIKVNDFNNVEYVERGLALIKINIKKSTRNEVLQLIEIFRSRIIDVSQDSIIVEITGDGDKIRAFIKMVMPYGIKETCKTGIVALGRG, translated from the coding sequence GTGCGCCATACGGTTTCAGTTTTAGTAGAAAATAAATTTGGTGTTCTTGCAAGAATATCTACTCTTTTTGCGGCACGCGGATTTAATATAGATTCGCTTAATGTAAGTGAAACTGAAGATCCTGCAATTTCAAGAATGACTATTGTCGTAAAAGGAGACTATTCTATTCTTGAGCAGGTTACAAAGCAGTTAAATAAACTGGTGGATGTTATAAAAGTCAATGATTTTAATAATGTTGAATATGTTGAAAGAGGACTTGCCCTTATAAAGATAAACATAAAAAAATCCACCCGCAATGAAGTTCTTCAGCTGATTGAAATTTTTAGATCAAGAATTATAGATGTGTCTCAGGATTCAATTATAGTCGAAATAACGGGTGACGGAGATAAAATCAGAGCTTTTATAAAAATGGTTATGCCTTACGGAATAAAAGAAACGTGCAAAACCGGTATTGTTGCTTTAGGTCGCGGGTAA
- the ilvB gene encoding biosynthetic-type acetolactate synthase large subunit, with protein sequence MEKKTGSQILVESLLKEKVEVIFGLPGGQALPMFDAIHGSGLNFILTRHEQGASHMADGYARSTGKPGVCLVTSGPGATNIVTGLGTAYTDSVPLVAFTGQVATSVIGQDAFQEADTIGITRPVTKHNFLVKDVKYLANTIKEAFYIATSGRPGPVLVDIPIDVQRGLCEFVYPERVEIRSYKPNYNGHPGQIKKAVNIINKSEKPVLYIGTGVIISEAEDEILKISKKADIPVTNTLLAIGAYPHDTNLSLGMLGMHGTFCANRAIQAADVIIAVGARFDDRCTGKVCDFAKKAKIIHVDIDPTAISKVVDVDIPVVGDAKAVLKEMLTLIDKKERKGWIKTVDAWKAEHPLSYDRDDDKLHPQYVIEKISEFTKGEAIVTTEVGQHQMWSAQYYKAKYPRLFLSSGGLGTMGFGYPAAIGAKIGNPDKEVIVIAGDGSFQMNMQEMAVSVLNDVNVKVVILNNQYLGNVRQWQEMFYGKRYSHSCLARRKECPQLCNTPNRDTCPVYVPDFVKWAQSYGVLGIRVTDKKDVDSALKKMLETKSSVVLDVCVEMEENIFPMVPAGASLDDVITRMSV encoded by the coding sequence ATGGAAAAAAAAACTGGTTCGCAGATTTTAGTAGAGAGCTTGTTAAAAGAGAAAGTTGAAGTGATTTTTGGACTTCCCGGCGGACAGGCTTTGCCTATGTTTGACGCAATTCACGGATCGGGTTTAAACTTTATTTTAACAAGGCATGAGCAGGGTGCTTCGCATATGGCTGACGGTTATGCTCGTTCTACAGGTAAGCCCGGCGTATGTTTAGTTACATCAGGTCCTGGAGCTACAAATATAGTTACGGGTCTTGGTACTGCATATACAGATTCTGTTCCTTTGGTTGCATTTACAGGTCAGGTTGCAACAAGCGTGATCGGACAAGATGCTTTTCAGGAAGCGGATACCATCGGCATCACAAGGCCTGTAACAAAACATAATTTTTTGGTTAAGGACGTAAAATATTTGGCAAATACCATAAAAGAAGCGTTTTATATTGCAACTAGCGGCAGACCCGGACCTGTTTTGGTTGACATTCCGATTGATGTGCAGCGCGGACTATGTGAATTTGTTTACCCCGAAAGAGTTGAAATACGTTCGTATAAACCTAACTATAATGGTCATCCGGGGCAGATTAAAAAAGCTGTTAACATTATAAATAAAAGTGAAAAACCCGTGCTTTATATAGGAACCGGCGTTATCATTTCTGAGGCGGAAGATGAAATCTTGAAAATATCAAAAAAAGCCGATATTCCCGTCACAAATACATTGCTTGCCATAGGCGCATATCCTCATGACACGAATTTAAGTTTGGGCATGCTCGGAATGCACGGGACTTTTTGTGCAAACAGAGCGATACAGGCGGCGGACGTCATTATAGCTGTTGGCGCAAGATTTGATGATAGATGTACTGGCAAGGTCTGCGATTTTGCAAAAAAAGCAAAAATAATTCACGTTGATATAGATCCTACAGCTATATCTAAAGTTGTTGACGTTGATATTCCCGTTGTCGGCGATGCAAAGGCAGTATTGAAGGAAATGTTGACGTTGATAGATAAGAAAGAAAGAAAAGGCTGGATTAAAACAGTTGATGCATGGAAAGCGGAACATCCGCTTTCTTATGACAGAGATGATGATAAGCTTCATCCGCAATATGTAATTGAAAAAATTTCGGAATTTACAAAAGGCGAAGCAATTGTTACGACGGAAGTCGGACAGCACCAGATGTGGTCGGCGCAGTATTATAAAGCGAAATATCCGCGTTTATTTTTGAGTTCCGGCGGACTTGGAACAATGGGTTTTGGGTATCCTGCTGCTATCGGAGCAAAAATTGGAAATCCGGATAAAGAAGTTATAGTTATAGCTGGGGACGGTTCTTTCCAGATGAATATGCAGGAAATGGCAGTATCTGTGTTAAATGATGTAAATGTTAAGGTTGTTATATTAAATAATCAATATCTCGGAAATGTGCGCCAATGGCAGGAAATGTTTTATGGTAAAAGATATTCGCACAGTTGTCTTGCAAGACGCAAGGAATGTCCGCAGTTGTGCAATACGCCAAACAGGGATACTTGTCCCGTTTATGTCCCTGATTTTGTAAAGTGGGCACAAAGTTACGGTGTTTTAGGAATACGCGTGACAGATAAAAAGGATGTTGACTCCGCTTTAAAAAAGATGCTTGAAACAAAAAGCTCAGTCGTTCTTGATGTATGTGTTGAGATGGAAGAAAATATTTTCCCTATGGTACCTGCTGGCGCGTCTCTTGACGATGTTATTACACGAATGAGCGTATGA
- the ilvD gene encoding dihydroxy-acid dehydratase, protein MRSDQIKRGAVRAPNRCLLYSTGISPGDLDKPFIGIASSFTDLVPGHVAMRDLERYVERGIAAGGGVPFIFGAPAVCDGIAMGHSGMHYSLGSREIIADLVETVANAHMLDGLILLSNCDKVTPGMLMAAARLNIPAIVVTAGAMMTGMYDKKRRSMVRDTFEAVGQFQAGKITEKQLSELEMAACPGAGACQGMYTANTMACLTETMGMSMRGCATTLAVSAKKKRIAYESGIRVVELVKKDVKPRDILTLAAFKNAIVADMALGGSTNTVLHLPAIANEAGIELPLELFDEISKKTPQIACLEPAGDHYMEDLDNAGGIPAVLFAIQKNLAHSKTVSGFDIIEIANSAEILDEYVIRAKNPYKPEGGIAILRGNIAPRGCVVKQAAVSEKMKVFSGRARVFNSEDNAMKAILDNKIVPGDIVVIRYEGPAGGPGMREMLSPTSALHGMGLSDSVALLTDGRFSGGTRGPCIGHISPEAAADGAIVAINEGDTININIPERTLNVELTDDEIKARIGKVIKPEPKIKTGYMARYAKLVQSADTGAVLK, encoded by the coding sequence ATGAGAAGCGATCAAATAAAAAGAGGTGCAGTAAGAGCGCCTAACAGATGTTTATTGTATTCTACAGGAATAAGTCCAGGAGATTTAGATAAACCTTTTATAGGTATTGCCTCGTCATTTACGGATTTAGTTCCGGGTCATGTTGCAATGCGCGATTTGGAGAGATATGTAGAAAGAGGCATTGCCGCCGGCGGGGGAGTTCCTTTTATTTTCGGCGCTCCTGCGGTATGCGATGGTATAGCTATGGGACACAGCGGCATGCATTATTCGCTTGGTTCAAGAGAAATAATTGCCGATTTAGTGGAAACCGTTGCAAACGCACACATGTTAGATGGTCTTATTCTTTTGTCAAATTGCGATAAAGTTACGCCGGGAATGCTTATGGCTGCTGCAAGACTTAACATACCGGCGATTGTTGTTACCGCAGGTGCTATGATGACTGGGATGTATGATAAAAAAAGACGTTCTATGGTAAGGGATACTTTTGAAGCGGTTGGGCAATTTCAAGCTGGTAAAATTACCGAAAAACAGCTTTCAGAGCTGGAAATGGCAGCATGTCCCGGAGCTGGCGCATGTCAGGGGATGTATACCGCCAACACTATGGCGTGTTTAACTGAGACAATGGGAATGTCTATGCGAGGCTGTGCGACGACGCTTGCTGTCAGCGCAAAGAAAAAGAGAATTGCTTATGAATCGGGTATAAGAGTTGTTGAACTTGTAAAAAAAGATGTAAAGCCGCGCGATATTTTGACGCTTGCTGCTTTTAAAAATGCAATTGTCGCGGATATGGCTTTAGGAGGTTCTACAAATACAGTTTTGCATCTTCCTGCTATAGCTAATGAAGCGGGAATAGAACTGCCTTTAGAATTATTTGACGAGATTTCTAAGAAAACTCCGCAGATTGCCTGCTTGGAGCCGGCGGGGGACCATTACATGGAAGATTTAGATAATGCTGGTGGAATACCTGCGGTGCTTTTTGCAATTCAGAAAAATTTGGCGCATTCTAAAACAGTATCAGGATTTGACATAATTGAAATTGCAAATTCGGCTGAAATATTGGATGAATATGTTATAAGAGCGAAAAATCCTTATAAACCTGAAGGCGGCATCGCGATTTTGAGAGGAAATATTGCTCCGCGCGGATGTGTTGTTAAACAGGCTGCCGTAAGCGAAAAAATGAAAGTCTTTTCGGGCAGAGCGCGCGTATTTAATTCTGAAGATAATGCTATGAAAGCAATACTTGATAATAAAATTGTTCCAGGCGACATTGTCGTTATAAGATATGAGGGACCCGCAGGCGGTCCGGGAATGAGAGAGATGCTGAGTCCTACGAGCGCATTGCACGGTATGGGGTTAAGTGATTCAGTTGCGCTTCTTACCGATGGACGTTTTTCCGGCGGAACAAGGGGACCCTGCATAGGACACATTTCTCCTGAAGCAGCGGCAGACGGGGCAATAGTCGCGATTAATGAAGGCGACACGATAAATATCAACATACCCGAAAGAACGTTAAATGTTGAATTGACGGATGATGAAATAAAGGCAAGAATTGGCAAGGTTATAAAGCCGGAACCTAAAATCAAAACCGGTTACATGGCACGTTATGCTAAGCTAGTGCAATCAGCAGATACCGGAGCTGTATTGAAATAG
- a CDS encoding PASTA domain-containing protein: MERLFKLFIILIIIGIVFYFAFNIIMGALVHNKKEVVLPNVVGKSIYNAVEELSNAGFGLKKDGEELNQNVPAGVILRQNPSAGMSVREGKLVRVTISQGGEMIYVPNLVGQTVRSADISLRYSTLVMGEVSKKYSLKMGKGTVLSQDIAAGSSVDKDSVVNIIVSDGPPPEGVVLMPDFVNKNLEEAGIWAAHCGIALNIAGEKFSGIRTNIVLRQLPEADTDVTDLESVSLWLSA, translated from the coding sequence TTGGAAAGGCTTTTTAAATTATTTATTATATTGATAATTATAGGGATAGTTTTTTATTTTGCTTTTAACATTATTATGGGTGCTTTAGTTCATAATAAAAAAGAGGTTGTGTTGCCGAATGTGGTCGGAAAAAGTATTTATAATGCAGTGGAAGAACTCTCAAATGCGGGATTCGGACTTAAAAAAGATGGTGAAGAATTAAATCAAAATGTACCTGCCGGAGTAATTTTGCGCCAAAACCCTTCTGCTGGAATGAGTGTCAGGGAAGGAAAATTGGTTAGAGTGACAATAAGTCAGGGTGGGGAAATGATTTATGTCCCAAATCTTGTCGGGCAGACTGTCCGTTCGGCGGATATTTCTTTAAGATATTCAACTTTAGTCATGGGCGAGGTCTCAAAAAAGTATTCTCTTAAAATGGGCAAGGGAACAGTTCTTTCGCAGGACATTGCGGCGGGATCTTCGGTGGATAAAGATTCTGTTGTAAATATTATTGTTTCGGACGGTCCTCCACCCGAAGGAGTTGTTCTTATGCCGGACTTTGTAAATAAAAATCTTGAAGAAGCGGGAATATGGGCGGCGCATTGTGGTATAGCTCTGAACATAGCGGGCGAAAAATTTTCTGGTATTAGAACAAATATCGTTTTAAGACAGTTGCCTGAAGCTGATACTGATGTGACGGATTTGGAAAGTGTCAGTCTATGGTTGAGTGCATAG